One Misgurnus anguillicaudatus chromosome 20, ASM2758022v2, whole genome shotgun sequence DNA segment encodes these proteins:
- the hoxa5a gene encoding homeobox protein Hox-A5a, translated as MSSYFVNSFCGRYPNGADYPLHNYGDHSSSGQYRDSTGMHSGRYGYGYSGMDLSTGSSNTGHFLSSGEQAQSYTDNRTATPVGYNQPVTANSAESQSPSSDPLPCSSIANSTVSEPSHRALKTSLPNTTGSTTNTVGAILSREDVSKASHSMEEENPEGSAKAASLNVSDAQQPHIYPWMRKLHISHDNLTGPEGKRPRTAYTRYQTLELEKEFHFNRYLTRRRRIEIAHTLCLSERQIKIWFQNRRMKWKKDNKLKSMSMTAAGGGYRP; from the exons ATGAGCTCTTATTTTGTGAACTCATTTTGCGGTCGCTATCCAAATGGTGCGGACTACCCCTTACATAACTATGGAGATCACAGCTCTAGTGGCCAATACAGAGATTCTACGGGCATGCATTCGGGCAGGTATGGCTATGGTTACAGTGGAATGGATCTTAGCACCGGGAGCTCTAACACCGGACACTTTCTCTCATCTGGTGAGCAAGCTCAAAGCTACACAGACAATCGAACTGCGACGCCTGTCGGGTACAATCAACCGGTTACCGCAAACAGCGCTGAGTCCCAGTCGCCTTCCTCTGACCCTCTCCCCTGTTCGTCAATAGCCAACTCTACTGTCAGCGAGCCCTCACACCGCGCCCTAAAAACATCACTACCGAATACCACTGGCTCTACGACCAACACTGTCGGAGCCATTCTCAGTCGCGAGGACGTCTCTAAAGCGTCCCACAGCATGGAGGAAGAAAATCCAGAAGGAAGTGCGAAGGCAGCCTCACTGAATGTATCTGATGCTCAGCAGCCACACATTTATCCATggatgagaaaacttcatataagtCATG ACAATTTGACCGGACCGGAGGGTAAAAGGCCGAGGACAGCCTACACACGGTACCAGACGCTTGAGCTAGAAAAGGAGTTCCACTTTAACCGGTACCTGACACGCCGCCGACGAATTGAGATCGCACACACGCTCTGTCTATCAGAAAGACAAATCAAAATATGGTTTCAAAACCGAAGAATGAAATGGAAAAAGGACAACAAATTGAAGAGCATGAGCATGACAGCTGCAGGAGGCGGATACCGGCCCTAA